In Desulfosediminicola ganghwensis, a single window of DNA contains:
- a CDS encoding TraB/GumN family protein yields the protein MIWKADSYPVHICGSVHILHKKQKKLIERYENYLRSAEHIAFETDLTQSSLIDNTLLYYPSGIRIQNDIPNELYKKAKQLWDLYGIIGIEFDLLKPCTAATWMFLNYAEKRGYNEANGIDQALLTRAKKIDSKNLIQLEDINAPLRAFDTASKEEQIQYLETVTCKLKDQFRELETMIQCIIHSNIEWLRSYLENNLKLYPTLFNNLVIERNRNWLPKLLDVIKLNQPVLIVVGALHCVGTSGLPNLLLQKGIQFRLIED from the coding sequence ATGATTTGGAAAGCGGATTCTTATCCAGTTCACATTTGTGGTTCTGTCCATATTCTTCACAAAAAACAAAAAAAATTGATCGAGAGATATGAGAACTATTTACGCTCCGCAGAACACATAGCTTTCGAAACAGACCTGACTCAATCATCTCTAATTGATAACACATTGCTTTACTATCCCAGCGGCATAAGGATTCAAAATGATATCCCAAACGAGCTTTACAAAAAGGCAAAACAACTTTGGGATCTCTATGGAATAATAGGTATTGAGTTCGACCTGTTAAAGCCATGCACTGCCGCAACTTGGATGTTTTTAAATTACGCAGAGAAACGAGGATATAATGAAGCGAACGGTATCGACCAGGCACTCTTAACCAGAGCCAAAAAAATCGACTCAAAAAATCTCATTCAACTCGAAGATATCAACGCTCCGCTGAGAGCATTTGACACGGCCAGCAAAGAAGAACAAATTCAATACCTTGAAACAGTCACCTGCAAACTCAAAGATCAGTTCCGTGAACTGGAGACCATGATTCAGTGCATAATACACTCAAACATTGAATGGTTGAGATCTTACCTCGAAAATAACCTGAAGCTATATCCCACATTATTCAACAACTTAGTTATTGAGAGAAATCGTAACTGGCTGCCGAAATTACTCGACGTAATAAAACTTAACCAACCTGTACTCATTGTTGTTGGCGCACTGCATTGCGTAGGAACCTCCGGGTTGCCCAATCTTCTTTTACAAAAAGGGATTCAATTTCGACTCATTGAAGACTAG
- a CDS encoding GNAT family N-acetyltransferase has translation MNFEVRFDCEEVDWQNVSDILKSVGMAHHGAEKHEAAFRGSYTTVFIYQGKQLAGFGRAISDGVYQAGVYDVAVATDFQGQGLGRLIMEKILSKISNCNIILYASPGKEGFYEKLQFRKMKTGMARFMNSEAMQAKGFTE, from the coding sequence ATGAATTTTGAAGTGCGATTTGATTGTGAAGAAGTCGATTGGCAGAACGTCTCAGACATTTTGAAATCTGTAGGCATGGCTCACCACGGAGCCGAAAAGCATGAAGCTGCCTTCAGGGGGAGCTACACCACAGTTTTCATCTACCAGGGAAAACAACTGGCGGGATTTGGCCGGGCCATATCGGATGGAGTCTATCAGGCCGGGGTCTATGATGTGGCCGTGGCAACAGACTTTCAGGGGCAGGGATTGGGCAGGCTGATTATGGAAAAGATCCTCTCGAAAATATCGAACTGCAACATCATCCTCTACGCTTCACCGGGCAAAGAAGGTTTTTATGAAAAACTGCAGTTCAGGAAGATGAAGACCGGTATGGCACGATTCATGAACAGCGAGGCAATGCAGGCTAAAGGCTTTACCGAATAG
- a CDS encoding SHOCT domain-containing protein, whose translation MLKFTLETKPAFAIISDRGFFMWSAHHGSWGGNMGHWWQGGSSWFSIWPHPHGPFLFNWLVPLLFWGIVLYALVSIFRYFASKSNSGATQSAMDILHNRFAAGDISEDEYISRKTVLEKG comes from the coding sequence TTGCTTAAATTTACTTTAGAAACGAAACCCGCATTTGCAATAATTTCAGACAGAGGATTTTTTATGTGGAGCGCACATCACGGAAGCTGGGGAGGTAACATGGGACATTGGTGGCAGGGAGGAAGTTCCTGGTTCTCAATCTGGCCACATCCACATGGTCCTTTTCTTTTTAACTGGCTTGTACCGTTACTTTTTTGGGGAATTGTTCTTTACGCCCTTGTCAGCATTTTCAGATATTTTGCCTCGAAGTCCAATAGCGGCGCAACACAATCAGCTATGGATATCCTGCACAATCGCTTTGCTGCAGGTGATATTTCTGAAGATGAGTATATCTCAAGAAAAACCGTTCTGGAAAAAGGCTGA
- a CDS encoding DinB family protein — MSTRIGNILERTHTAGYEKILTGAKLTMGNLLLKTVIQTLFFLTSRKKVREQTIEFQARYNNMAKELTAAAGATQVLVPPMPGVDENMRNWSYYQLLEHNRLVNEAITASTEQLAKNQPLSGKAKINPATDVLPADDIGIEAVEGFNRSVDEHLSVIDALDQLRNTATAPHPLFGTFDAHRWNCMFAFHLRIHLKQAQKIIDQLPELKRNLG, encoded by the coding sequence ATGTCAACCCGTATCGGCAATATCCTGGAAAGAACTCACACAGCAGGCTATGAAAAAATTCTGACCGGTGCAAAGTTGACAATGGGCAACCTACTTCTCAAAACGGTGATTCAGACCCTGTTCTTTTTAACGAGCAGAAAAAAAGTACGGGAGCAGACCATTGAGTTCCAGGCTCGCTATAACAACATGGCAAAAGAACTAACAGCCGCAGCAGGCGCAACCCAGGTGTTGGTGCCACCCATGCCCGGTGTTGATGAGAATATGCGCAACTGGTCATATTACCAGTTGCTGGAACATAACAGACTGGTCAACGAGGCGATAACAGCCTCGACAGAACAACTGGCAAAGAACCAGCCTCTTTCAGGAAAAGCAAAAATAAACCCGGCAACCGATGTGTTGCCCGCTGATGATATTGGCATTGAAGCTGTGGAAGGCTTTAACAGGTCGGTGGATGAGCATCTGAGCGTAATAGATGCACTCGATCAGTTGCGAAACACAGCGACCGCACCTCACCCTCTCTTTGGAACCTTTGACGCCCACAGGTGGAACTGTATGTTCGCGTTCCATCTGCGCATCCACCTTAAGCAGGCCCAAAAGATTATCGACCAGCTCCCTGAACTGAAGAGAAATTTGGGATAA
- a CDS encoding KamA family radical SAM protein: METRLFGTHQLSQISQLERLSEEQRFAIRVVATVLPFRVNHYVIDQLIDWDKIPQDPMFQLCFPQAEMLSPAHFNRIADLLRQQASTEQIKHAAQEIHKELNPHPANQQTLNVPRLDEVPITGMQHKYRETVLYFPSQGQFCFSYCTFCFRWPQFVGEKELRIAATDPEVLFAYLRRHPEVTDLLITGGDPLVMSARRLEKIVMPLLKEEFSQLRNIRIGSKALSYWPYRFLTDHDSDDLLRLFECVTKAGKHMALMVHFNHWREMQPEPVRKAISRIQGTGAVLRTQSPLLRHINAASDIWQRMWQEQVQLGLIPYYMFIVRDTGPRSYFEVPLVEAWHIYRRAVRKVSGLARTVRGPSMSAGPGKVEIQGVVELTGEKALVLRFIQGRNPNWVQKPFFARYDEAATWLDQLKPAFGEERFFYEEE, translated from the coding sequence ATGGAAACCCGTCTGTTCGGTACTCATCAGCTTAGTCAGATTTCTCAACTCGAACGTTTATCCGAGGAACAACGTTTCGCCATTCGGGTGGTTGCTACAGTGCTGCCGTTTCGAGTGAACCACTATGTGATCGACCAACTCATCGACTGGGATAAAATCCCTCAGGATCCGATGTTCCAGCTCTGTTTTCCCCAGGCAGAAATGTTGTCACCAGCGCATTTCAATCGAATTGCTGATTTGTTGCGGCAACAGGCGTCGACGGAGCAGATAAAGCATGCTGCCCAGGAGATTCATAAGGAACTGAACCCCCACCCGGCCAACCAGCAGACGCTCAATGTGCCCAGGCTGGATGAGGTCCCGATAACCGGGATGCAGCATAAATACCGGGAGACAGTGCTCTATTTCCCCAGTCAGGGGCAATTCTGTTTTTCGTACTGTACTTTTTGCTTTCGCTGGCCTCAGTTTGTCGGTGAAAAAGAATTACGAATAGCCGCAACTGACCCAGAGGTACTTTTTGCTTATCTGCGTCGTCATCCTGAAGTTACCGATCTGCTTATTACTGGTGGAGACCCTCTGGTGATGAGCGCGCGGCGGCTGGAAAAAATAGTAATGCCCCTCTTGAAGGAAGAATTCAGCCAGTTGAGGAATATTCGTATAGGCAGTAAAGCTCTTTCTTACTGGCCATATCGTTTTCTGACCGATCATGACAGTGACGACCTGTTGCGTCTTTTTGAGTGCGTGACCAAAGCCGGGAAACATATGGCGCTGATGGTGCATTTCAACCATTGGCGGGAAATGCAGCCCGAACCAGTGCGCAAGGCGATTTCGCGAATTCAGGGGACTGGTGCAGTTCTCCGTACGCAGTCACCGCTACTCAGACATATCAATGCTGCCTCGGATATCTGGCAGAGGATGTGGCAGGAGCAGGTACAGCTGGGGTTGATTCCCTACTATATGTTCATAGTCAGGGATACGGGGCCGCGAAGCTATTTTGAGGTGCCGCTGGTTGAGGCCTGGCATATCTATCGCCGGGCGGTTCGCAAAGTTTCAGGGCTGGCCCGTACTGTTCGCGGACCTTCGATGAGCGCTGGTCCGGGTAAGGTCGAGATTCAGGGTGTTGTGGAGTTGACTGGCGAGAAAGCGCTGGTACTGCGATTCATTCAGGGCCGCAACCCCAACTGGGTGCAGAAACCATTTTTTGCCCGATACGATGAGGCAGCCACCTGGCTTGATCAGCTTAAGCCTGCATTTGGGGAGGAACGATTCTTTTATGAGGAAGAATAG
- a CDS encoding hydrogenase small subunit: MKPKLRSLSNHSGTGIHRRDFLKFCGAVAGALSLDATFIPKIAEALTTGNRPPVLWLHFSECTGCTESLLRSSAPWMDELLFDTISLEYHETLMAAAGHTVETLLTDAANAYEGQFFCVVEGSIPTADNGIYGTIGGRTMLSIANEIIPKAQAVIACGTCAAYGGLAAASPNPTGAKGVLDALPDLNVPVINLPGCPPNPVNFVAVLTNYLLNGSLPALDSNQRPLFAHGKRIHQQCPYRREKSKCQKNFGCKGQWTSSNCPNVKFNDGTSFPMQVGHPCIGCCEPDFWDTMTPLYTAS, from the coding sequence ATGAAACCGAAATTACGATCCCTGTCTAACCATTCCGGAACAGGCATTCATCGTCGGGATTTTCTCAAGTTTTGTGGTGCCGTGGCTGGTGCACTCAGTCTGGACGCCACTTTTATTCCCAAAATTGCCGAGGCGCTGACCACCGGCAACCGTCCGCCGGTTCTCTGGCTGCATTTTTCCGAATGTACCGGTTGCACTGAGTCCTTGCTGCGGAGCTCCGCACCGTGGATGGACGAGCTGCTGTTCGATACCATCTCTCTCGAGTATCATGAGACCCTGATGGCAGCGGCCGGGCACACTGTCGAGACTTTGCTCACAGACGCCGCAAACGCCTATGAGGGGCAGTTTTTCTGTGTAGTTGAGGGATCTATTCCCACTGCGGATAACGGCATTTACGGCACCATCGGTGGCCGTACCATGCTGAGTATCGCCAATGAAATTATCCCCAAGGCCCAGGCTGTCATAGCCTGCGGTACCTGTGCGGCCTATGGCGGATTGGCTGCAGCATCACCCAACCCGACCGGCGCTAAAGGTGTTCTTGATGCCTTACCTGACCTGAATGTACCGGTAATCAATCTTCCGGGTTGCCCACCCAACCCTGTCAATTTTGTGGCAGTACTTACCAACTATCTGCTCAACGGTTCCCTGCCGGCGCTGGACAGCAACCAAAGGCCGCTTTTTGCCCATGGCAAGAGGATTCATCAGCAATGCCCATACAGGCGGGAGAAATCGAAATGCCAGAAAAATTTTGGCTGTAAAGGACAGTGGACTTCAAGCAATTGTCCGAATGTGAAATTCAATGATGGTACCAGCTTTCCCATGCAGGTGGGGCATCCATGTATCGGCTGCTGCGAACCTGACTTCTGGGACACCATGACTCCGTTGTATACCGCTTCCTAG
- a CDS encoding nickel-dependent hydrogenase large subunit — protein sequence MVERLVIDPVTRIEGHLKIEVEINNGVVTDAWSSGTLFRGIETILQGRDPDEAWLITQRLCGVCTYIHGVTSVRSVEDAVNVTVPENARHIRNLLTGGLFVHDHPVHFYHLSALDWVDIVSALSANVAATESMANSLSPNAPAIDFAATQLSLQNFVDSGKLGPFAGGYWGHSAYTLSPEENLLFAAHYLYALRQQVKAGRMHAIFGGKNPHVQSLRVGGVTCQNEINSTRINEFRSLLNEMRDFIDNVYLPDVQHLASAYPEWGAIGGFKNYLAFGEFQMSNTNQGDLFLPAGVIMDQNIGQVNDVMLGEINEHVQHSWYEGSTARYPQNGETVPGYTGYDTADRYSWMKAPRYQGEPMEVGPLARVLVAYGMGHSAFVNAVDSFLAKAGLTIEAMHSTLGRSAARAIETKVIADEMGSWLDQLQPGAIARVSVSLPNQASGIGLNEAPRGALGHWINIENQKIGNYQMVVPSTWNLGPRCASGSRGPVEEALIGTPVANPEQPVEILRIVHSYDPCIACAVHVTDNDQQTHYEVKVL from the coding sequence ATGGTTGAACGTTTAGTTATAGATCCGGTGACCCGAATCGAAGGTCACCTGAAAATAGAAGTAGAGATCAACAACGGTGTGGTAACTGATGCTTGGAGTTCAGGTACTCTGTTCCGCGGCATCGAGACCATCCTCCAGGGCCGCGATCCGGATGAAGCCTGGCTGATCACCCAGCGCCTCTGCGGCGTCTGCACCTATATTCACGGCGTCACCTCGGTGCGTTCGGTTGAGGATGCGGTAAATGTCACTGTGCCGGAGAATGCCCGTCATATCCGCAATCTGTTGACCGGCGGACTCTTTGTTCATGACCACCCGGTACATTTTTACCACCTGAGTGCACTGGACTGGGTTGATATCGTCAGCGCACTCTCGGCCAACGTTGCCGCCACCGAGTCGATGGCCAACTCGTTGTCACCCAACGCACCGGCCATCGACTTCGCCGCCACCCAGCTGAGCCTGCAGAATTTTGTAGACAGCGGCAAGCTCGGCCCGTTTGCCGGTGGCTACTGGGGACACTCCGCCTACACCCTGTCGCCGGAGGAGAACCTGCTCTTTGCCGCTCATTACCTCTACGCGCTGCGCCAGCAGGTGAAGGCGGGCCGCATGCACGCAATCTTCGGCGGCAAGAATCCGCATGTGCAGAGTCTCAGGGTCGGAGGTGTAACCTGTCAAAACGAGATCAACAGTACCCGGATCAACGAGTTCAGAAGCCTTTTGAACGAGATGCGTGATTTCATAGACAATGTCTACCTGCCGGATGTCCAGCACCTTGCCTCCGCTTATCCTGAGTGGGGTGCCATCGGCGGCTTCAAGAACTACCTGGCCTTCGGTGAGTTCCAGATGAGCAACACCAATCAGGGCGACCTGTTCCTGCCCGCCGGTGTGATCATGGATCAGAACATTGGCCAGGTGAACGATGTCATGCTGGGCGAGATCAACGAGCACGTCCAGCACAGCTGGTATGAGGGCTCCACCGCCCGCTATCCGCAAAACGGTGAAACGGTACCCGGCTATACTGGTTATGATACCGCTGACCGCTACAGCTGGATGAAGGCTCCCCGCTATCAGGGTGAGCCGATGGAAGTTGGCCCGCTGGCCCGTGTGCTGGTCGCTTATGGTATGGGCCATTCAGCTTTCGTGAATGCCGTGGACAGTTTCCTGGCCAAGGCAGGTCTGACCATCGAGGCCATGCATTCCACCTTGGGCCGTTCAGCGGCCAGAGCCATCGAAACCAAGGTCATCGCCGATGAGATGGGCTCCTGGCTCGATCAGCTCCAGCCGGGGGCCATTGCCAGGGTATCCGTCTCCCTGCCGAACCAGGCCTCCGGTATCGGCCTCAACGAGGCGCCGCGAGGAGCGCTTGGTCACTGGATCAACATTGAGAACCAGAAGATCGGCAACTACCAGATGGTGGTTCCTTCCACCTGGAACCTGGGCCCGCGCTGCGCTTCCGGATCACGTGGACCTGTCGAGGAAGCACTTATCGGAACCCCGGTGGCGAACCCCGAGCAGCCGGTTGAGATCCTGCGTATCGTACATTCTTACGATCCATGTATCGCTTGCGCGGTCCATGTGACTGATAACGACCAGCAAACCCATTATGAAGTTAAAGTTTTGTAA
- a CDS encoding HyaD/HybD family hydrogenase maturation endopeptidase, translated as MQKRKNILVLGVGNILLHDEGIGVHVVRDLEEQYSFSKELTLLDGGTLGIRLLDAMGRADYMIVADTLCSGKAPGTITRLTGSELRGRVAAKNSQHQVSFLETIAYADFLGMLPETVMIGCEPKDLSAWGTELTEEVAAARPQMIARVIDEIRAAGGEVMQAQM; from the coding sequence ATGCAGAAAAGAAAGAACATTCTGGTATTGGGAGTGGGCAATATCCTGCTGCATGATGAAGGAATAGGTGTTCACGTGGTGAGGGATCTGGAAGAGCAGTACTCTTTTTCCAAAGAGTTAACCCTCCTTGACGGGGGAACTCTCGGTATACGGCTGTTGGATGCTATGGGGCGGGCCGATTACATGATCGTGGCCGATACCTTGTGTTCAGGTAAAGCTCCCGGCACCATTACCAGATTGACCGGTAGCGAGTTACGTGGCCGGGTTGCGGCCAAAAACTCACAGCACCAGGTGTCTTTCCTGGAGACCATCGCCTATGCCGACTTTCTGGGCATGCTGCCCGAGACAGTGATGATCGGCTGTGAACCCAAAGATCTCAGCGCCTGGGGCACGGAGTTAACCGAAGAGGTTGCTGCAGCCAGACCGCAGATGATTGCGAGAGTGATAGATGAGATTCGGGCGGCCGGTGGTGAGGTTATGCAGGCTCAGATGTAA
- a CDS encoding substrate-binding domain-containing protein, protein MNIRKLVFGASMALAIAGATVAQAANNCKAIYGNGENTYTLATGSPGELGLLEELANTFNDKHGSTMCWQKAGSGKSLALLKDKKVDLVLVHAPAAEKQAIADGWAIKRSLIGSNEFYIVGPENDPAGIAGATSAADAYAKIAAVKAPFLSRGDNSGTNKKELAIWKTAGVAPAGDWYVITREFMMASLKQANQTNGYFMTDSSTWVAGKKEMGNLKVLFKGDPVLINTYHGLCQPEGATAAQPLASQFIDFVASAEGQAIIGSFGKDLYGEPMYNDAEYATQYDH, encoded by the coding sequence ATGAATATCAGGAAGCTCGTATTTGGTGCCTCAATGGCCCTGGCCATCGCCGGGGCAACCGTAGCCCAGGCCGCAAACAACTGCAAAGCCATCTATGGCAACGGCGAAAACACCTACACTCTCGCCACCGGCAGCCCCGGTGAACTCGGCCTGCTTGAAGAGCTGGCCAATACCTTCAACGACAAGCACGGCTCCACAATGTGTTGGCAAAAAGCGGGTTCCGGCAAGTCTCTTGCGCTCTTGAAAGACAAGAAAGTTGATCTGGTTCTGGTGCACGCCCCGGCTGCAGAAAAGCAGGCTATAGCTGACGGCTGGGCTATCAAGCGCTCCCTGATCGGTTCCAACGAGTTTTACATCGTCGGCCCGGAAAATGACCCTGCAGGAATTGCTGGTGCCACCAGCGCTGCTGACGCGTATGCCAAAATTGCCGCGGTAAAAGCCCCGTTTCTCTCCCGTGGAGACAACTCAGGCACCAACAAGAAAGAGCTGGCAATCTGGAAAACCGCTGGAGTTGCACCGGCTGGTGACTGGTACGTAATCACCAGGGAATTCATGATGGCCTCCCTGAAACAGGCCAACCAGACCAACGGCTATTTCATGACTGATTCTTCCACCTGGGTTGCCGGTAAAAAAGAGATGGGTAACCTTAAGGTACTCTTTAAAGGTGATCCTGTGCTGATCAACACCTACCACGGTCTTTGCCAGCCGGAAGGTGCCACCGCAGCTCAACCGCTGGCTTCTCAGTTCATCGACTTTGTCGCTTCAGCAGAAGGCCAGGCTATTATCGGCAGCTTCGGCAAGGATCTTTACGGTGAACCGATGTATAACGACGCAGAGTATGCAACGCAGTACGATCATTAA